DNA sequence from the Oreochromis niloticus isolate F11D_XX linkage group LG8, O_niloticus_UMD_NMBU, whole genome shotgun sequence genome:
GAGTGATGAAGAAAAAGCTGTGACTGataaattcacctgcaaattcTATGGAGACTTCATTCTTGAAAGCAACCCTGTAACATTTGAAGATGCAGTGAAGACATACATCCAACTTCCAAAACTactgagagaaaacagagaaaactgtgttcCACTGAAGGTCACACTGATGCCTCTGAAGAAATTACATCCAAAAGCTGCTTACATGATAAGCAGTGGATTTATTAGTAAGGCTGAAGATACCTTACAGGAGCTTGATAACCTGGAAATAAGCTGCAATGATCTGCTGGAGGACAGAGTGGGGAGAAGCTTTCCACAGATACAAGAAAAGCTGGGCAGATTCAAGAAGCTCTGTGAGTATTTCAGATCTTCACTCCAGGAAACAATGGCCAAGAAACTTCCCTCCATCAGGGCAGGTGAGGAAGATGAGCAGAAATTAGTGAAAGTGTTTGATGACAGAGACAAGTCACCGTTCAGTCAGGAGAGATTAACCAAGTGGATGGAAGATGAAGAGAGAGAAGTCACCATCATCAGGTACTTTGTAGACATGATGGAGGGAACAAAGATCATCTCAGATCAGTCTGAGCTGGACAGAGAGGTGTTTAATCCAGGAGTAGAGGAAGttctctgctttgttttcacCTCCCTGAAATCCACTGACCCATATCTGCAGAACATGTCTGACTACTTGGAGAAAAAGAAGCTGGAAGGTACTGATGGTAACACTCCACCTGCCCAGGACCAATGGTATCGCTCAGATGAAGTGATAAAGAAGATGATGGAAAAGGCCAAAGTTCTCCATGACCTTCCCAAAGCTCTGAAGAATGACAACAGTTTCCGTTTCCTAGTAGCAGCCATTTCAAATGATAATTACAAGGGAGGAAGTATCTACCAGTACAGGAAGAACTTCCTGGTCACTGAGAATTTCTCAGGGCATATATCAATGATGTGGAAAATGAAATGGATAGGAGAGATCTGATGTGGTGTAAGTACTTACAAAATAACATTCTTCCAGGTTCAGAGTGTAAAATTTTCAACATGAAATTGctgattattttaatatatagggtcacatttttctcaggtgcCTGCTAAAACAGTAATTATGTACAGAAAAATATTTCAAGTCAGACTGGTTTCTGTTATTGATATTGTCCATAAACTGTCCATAAAATTATGCCAAAATACGATCATGTCCTTATTGTTCAGGACTTCAATATTCATGTGTGCTGCCCTGACAAGCCAATGGCAAAGCACTCTTTAAATCTTATTTATTCTTAAGATTTTGTGCAACATAAAAATGTGGGCACACACTGGATCTTGTTTTAAGTCAGTTTACCTGTCTCTAACTTAGAGGTTTCTGATGTTGTATGGTCTGATCATAAGGCTGTTTTGTTTGAGGTTTCCCTTCCTCGTACCAAAGTTAGTCCTCCTGCTATTGCTCAGTGCTGTCATGTTTTTAACCCTTCCTCTGCAGGTCAAATCTGTTGTTTTTAATCAGAACTGCAGCCTTCCTGATTTCATATATAATGATTCAGAAAAAATTAGCTCATAGTTTTACGCAATCTGCCAAACCATTTTGGATTTGGTGGCCCCCTTTAAGCTTAGCTTACTGGAATTCACATCAGAAAATGCTCATGCTAAAATGCTAATTGCTAAGAGA
Encoded proteins:
- the LOC100692272 gene encoding neoverrucotoxin subunit alpha-like — its product is MLTESWLTPLTVDTSVTVPGFQLLQADRTRDSSASSVMEVAALGQPFSLGMLYDARRGKLIPGVTLWNNKTLQKKPVENNQHSSEFHISATDSIEKKSSLLDVNASLKASFLGGLIEVEGSAKYLNDKKKSHHQCRVTLHYKATTKFKQLMLTPDETKNTQEAENVKRLATHVVTGILYGANAFFVFDSEKLDDKNIQVIQDSIQAILIKKITSFNVDGKVDIKLSDEEKAVTDKFTCKFYGDFILESNPVTFEDAVKTYIQLPKLLRENRENCVPLKVTLMPLKKLHPKAAYMISSGFISKAEDTLQELDNLEISCNDLLEDRVGRSFPQIQEKLGRFKKLCEYFRSSLQETMAKKLPSIRAGEEDEQKLVKVFDDRDKSPFSQERLTKWMEDEEREVTIIRYFVDMMEGTKIISDQSELDREVFNPGVEEVLCFVFTSLKSTDPYLQNMSDYLEKKKLEGTDGNTPPAQDQWYRSDEVIKKMMEKAKVLHDLPKALKNDNSFRFLVAAISNDNYKGGSIYQYRKNFLVTENFSGHISMMWKMKWIGEI